In the Arachis stenosperma cultivar V10309 chromosome 8, arast.V10309.gnm1.PFL2, whole genome shotgun sequence genome, tttttgtTCACTGAAATTTCACAACAACGCAGGATATATCATCTGTGCTTTTCCTGTTAAGTGCTTCTTCAGTAAGGCGTTTCGCCGAAGACCGAGCATCCTTTATGTCTTTGATGGTATTAACTGCTTCTTGATTTGTCATTACCTGGAATGAAATGAACGAACATATTTGAACACTATGTGTACACGTATGAGAAGATCCATAATGTGCATGGAATGATAttcatttatcaaaattaaCCTTCCATAATCCATCACTTGCTAATATGAGGAATTCTACATCATCTTGTACAAGCTCCACTGTCACATGTGGTTCTGAACTCAAGTGTTTCTTCAGACTTTTGTCACCAAATGCCCTTGATACTGCCAACCGGCCATCAACCCTTGGAACGTCGCCTGAATTGGTGACAAAGGATTCATTCTTAGCGCCGGAATGAATTTGAGTGGTCAACAAAATTAGATAAGGGAAAAAATATAAGCTCCCTGAGCTTACAAACCATGACTGGACAACCTAGTTCAACACTAATAAGATCATAGATTAATAAAATGCCATACCTGGAAATTTTGACACAAAACCACCTCTATTTTTTATATCTTCACTTTCTGTGTGTGGTTCATGATCCTCCGATAGTTGTTTGGCAAGGCCTTTCTTGCATAAGACGGCCCGAGAATCACCAATATTAGCTATGACTAACTTCTGACAATTCATCAATATTGCAGTAACAGCAGTTGAACCCCCTCTACCCAGTTCGCCTGATTTCTCCAAAATGCTAGAATCGGTTATATTATAGGCTCTCCTGACAGCATTTTCAGGATCTTTCCAGAAGTCAGGCTACATGTGATGAAAACAAAAAGGAATGATTACACTTCTATAACACATTGCAATCATATTCATTCAAATTGAATTGGCACTATGATGCTACTTTCCAATTTGGTCTTGAGGATGTGGGGATCTGACTTAAACAAAAACCAACCCATAGATTTAGTACTAACCATAAAAGGCAAGGATTCGACCTTACCTCTTTTAAGATGTTTTCAAACAAGTGAGACCGCAAGTAATTAGGCACATTGTGACCGGCATGGCCATCGAATATCGCAAACAAGCCAAGTTCATTGCTATCAACTTGCTTAAATTCAGCAACAACAAAATCCTCCATGGCATGGTATGATCTTCCCTTTACTAAGTGAAATCCATGAGTTACACGCCTTGAAATCTTGCTCTTTCCTTTCCCCGAGTCAGGTTCCGACGAACGCAGCCCAACTTTTTCCTGCATGCAATATTATGCTCATGTCAGAATGGAGCAATTCCACAATTGCAACATTCATAAGGGCAAGATAAATAAGCAAACAGATAGTGTGCATTGAAGAAAGCAATCCAATATCTTTTATAATAGCTTTTGCAAACTACTTGAAAAACCACAGGTCCATGTAAAGGAACAGGTGGATCTGGATGGTAAAGCATGCTATGTTCTTTGATAAAAAGATGATTACAAAAAGGTAAAGAAAGTGAGAAGTAAACTGTAGAAAACAGTGCCAAGTGCCAAGAGGAAGAGCAAGCTGGTGCTTTTCACAATTCACATTCATGATTATCAGAAACAAAGATACAATTACAGATTACAATCATGAATTCTagtaatttatctttttcttcgTATACAGATCAAAGCAAGTTGAAAGATTGAACTTTTCCCCAATtcagaaaaataatttatgacAGTGTCACAAGTCAAAGTCAATGATTGTAGAGATAAGTGCATTCTTGAGTTAGGACAATGACAAccacaaataaaaaatgaataatcaatgaaGTTCATAGTAATTGAGCAATAGAAGCAATCCAATTGAACTAGCTGATGAgtattaacataaaaaattaaagatctaTATGCATAATTTCaccataaaaaaaaaagcaagagAAAAAAAGTTTCCTTTTTGCTTTTCTGATGCAATCATTAAAGCAATAAGTCCAATAAAAACAAGTGGGAATGAAGAATACCTTCATCTTATGGAGGATTTCTCTTGCAGCCATAGCTGAGTTGAGAGGAAggtaaaagaagaaaaaggttGTGTGTTGTGCGTGGTGatgagagtagaagaagaaacaaaaaacAAGTAAGTGGTGTTTAGAGATTCCTTTGACGTTTTTAAGAGACAAGACCACTGTGACTAACTTTAACTAATAAAACTGCTATTTAACTCTTCTTactttctttcccttcttttgtttttttttttgtttttcttttgggggcttatatattattaaagttAGATTTcttcaattaataaaatttattatgtcCAATcaactttaataaaattaattaaataaattaaaaataagaaatttttattttttcatatatcacttttattttataaaagttaggtttaattactctgttggttcTTATAGTTTCtcgaaattttcaattagattcctatactttttttctttttaattgagtccttgcaccaattttttttttaattagatccctacactttttttttccttttatttaggtccctataccaattctttctttttttagttgggtcctataaaattaagccaattactatTAAGAaggacttaattaaaaaaaaattagtgcaggtactcaattaaaaaaaaaaagtatatggacctaattgaaatttttacgaaactatagggaccaacaaagtaattaaaccttaaaGTTAATACATGTTTATATtaatcttatttatttttaatgatttttatctaaatttttattcttaaaaaagtCCACCTTTCATGAAATATGAGATCATGTTTAAAGTTTTATGATAAATAGTTAAAATAACGTATATTTATTGACAAAACTAGATTTTTTAAGTATaatgtaaatattttatttgataaattatataatattatcaaTGAGTAATTGTTCTATTCTAaagaatatataatttttttattattttttatattttaatattaaaaatagtaaaattttaaatttaaccattattttgtaaaattttataGTAACAATactttatatgttttgtttaaaaaataaaaaatacttcatatatttttatatattatcctctgtaataaatattatattggtgttattttttttgtgactgaaataaattaaacaaagaaaaacaaaacaaacaaaacaaggaACTGCTTAAATAGAGGGGCAGTCCCGtttaagactactcttaaactcTTCCCAAGGTGAAAGAAGCTCCACATGCGAAAGTTGTAACTTCATCGTCATCTTTGCCATAGTATCTGCCACCGTATTTGCATCTCTCATAATCAAACGAAAGTCAACACGCCAATTCCAATGTATGATATCTCTTGTTTTGAGCACCAATGGATCAATAAACCCAAAACCATCTTGAGTAACAAGATTAAATGCTTCCACACAATCCGTCTCACAAATAACATTTCGTTGACCCACATCCCAAGCTAAGAGATAtcctctccaaatagcaaaTAATTCTCCTTGAAGAATACTATTACTCTCAATAATTCCCAAACACCCCATTTGCCAACTCCCATTACAATCTCTAGtaacacaagcaaaaccaacactatcacccgaaccaaaataactagcatcacaattaatcttaaaagtacCAATAGATGGGAAATTCCAAAAATCATTTAGAATAGAGGGAATGGACATACGTTGTTATCAGAGttgaatatataattttaaattaaaataagttgCTTAAAAATAAACCATCAAATAAGTTGCTATCTAATGAAAGATGATGAGAGAAAGAGGGAAGagtgctatatatatatatatatatatagaataaatttattaaaaggatgattttaaatttttaatactaaATATAATGTTGGAGGAtcattttgaattaaaaaaaggttaaggatgattttaattttaacctCAAATCTTAAGTACTAAAATAGtacttatcttttttttaattattgatcaTTTTAAGTTGATTAAATGTTAAcacttttatatattatgtgtaGAATTAATCATGTGAAATAATGAGATTAAGCAGATATGCTTATTTGATTTAGAtaaatttttacaattttataacaaaatcttaaaatacTATCTTTAATGTCTTTAGCGACTATAGTAGATAGATCTTTGTTAGCTAAAAGAATAATTATAGAATAACTAAATTTTAAGAGAGATGAGTTAACAAATAACTTTGATCACATTAGCCTTTATAACacatttaagaaaaaaaattatacatataatatttttagagTTGTAACCTCccataatatataaattactaATATGTTTTTCCTCAAAGTAAATTCGTCCTAAATTGTAGCAGTCCTATTCGCTAAAATTTGACCTTTTTCATACATTTACCGTCTTGTGCTTGAGATTTTTGATGTATATATTTTAAAGTGCGTATTATTATATCAAttcaataaataataataataataataataataataatagatatgTGATATATTTCTgtcacttaattaattaaagtaaaCTTGATAAAGTTATTACAATTGTGCATTGTGAAGAaatatttttgtctttgtttATGGTTATGGGATACCACAACAACatttttttaagtttgattTCGGTTGAAATTTACTTAAATAGTAAATTGCActagattttaattcaaaagatatTATATCTTTActcttttataataaaaaaatgaaggtacacttaaaatttaaaatattaccaaatataataaaattttcatattCAAGATCTAACTCAATTACTCTCAAACAGTGACGAACacataaaattttagtaataaagataaatatattaaaataaattttgttcaacatcgatatatttataatttgaaattacAATGATGTATAAGTAGAATTGTTTTTTACATATATTTAGAATAATTATGTATAagagttaaaataaaaaatatcaattaaaatttaattaaaaagtttttttagttaatatcaattatcttttttaaaataattttatttattttaaattttaaatcctaaaccttctaaaataaaatttttacaattaaaacaaACATTGGTTAATGTAGTTCcttaattatatttttctattaattaaTAGATATATAATATGTTTTTATCTCaaccaatttttaaaaaaaaaatactaataattttatttatatttagaaaACTAAATTTCAATTTAACCATTAACTAATTGGCTagtttaaaaagataaaaactcACATGTAGTTGTTTTATGTGAAGTAAAATTTGAGAATCGTTAAAAGATTTGACAAATTTAAGTAAATCATCGTTTAAAAGTTCTTACCTATTAATTTCATATAAAGACAATTATATATAAATCTTTACTTTTAAAAAGTATATTATCactatttattaatttttttgtttttaattttgatattaaatcaaatttaacaagACAAATATTACCGCatgttaaatttaataaaataaatattttaacataaacctcaaagaaatcatttataatttattgtagaggcaaagaaaataaaacaaagagggcaactatatatatttatatataattattattattattattattattattattattattattttacaatTGCAGTGGGGCAATTATCCCCTTCAGTGAACATCGATTTGTCCTGCCCTCAAGTAATGTTAttagtaaaaattaaattcataatttgGAAAAAAATCTTTAGTTATTAGTAAGTATTATTACGAAGTACTTGACGATAAATGTTTAAGTGATATCTTAATTTTTTGTGATACATAACAAAGATttgtcttttaaaaaaaattagttgtaTTAGACGAATAAATCGACTTcaattcttaaataattaatacCATTTTTGTTTCTACTGTaacaaaagatttttttataaaaaaagacatgtattaataattattattttatgtatggATAATTCTAGATTTCagacacaaattttttttataatttcacattagttaatataaaatattgtgtattcatcttatttttaataattttgataaGTGTTTAAATAAAAAGTATGAAACAATTTTAGTTtgattttaacaaaaatagttCTTCATAATAGTTTTTTTCatgacaacaacaacaatgaaacTTTATCCCGCTAGATAGGGTCGGTTATATGGATCAAACGACGTCATTGAGCTctatcatgtatcatgtctacagagagaccgtttacatgtagatctcatTTGACCACCTTATGAATGGTCTTTCTAGGCCTTCCTCTATCTTTCACCTCTTGTCCATTTTCCATCTCATCTACCCTCCTAACTGGGTGCTCTGttggtcttcttctcacatgtccaaaccacttGAGATGCAATtctaccatcttttccacaataggtgctactccaactctctcttATATATCTTCGTTCCTTATTATATGTtatatccaatcgcgtatgactaCTCATTCATC is a window encoding:
- the LOC130944876 gene encoding probable protein phosphatase 2C 39, which translates into the protein MAAREILHKMKEKVGLRSSEPDSGKGKSKISRRVTHGFHLVKGRSYHAMEDFVVAEFKQVDSNELGLFAIFDGHAGHNVPNYLRSHLFENILKEPDFWKDPENAVRRAYNITDSSILEKSGELGRGGSTAVTAILMNCQKLVIANIGDSRAVLCKKGLAKQLSEDHEPHTESEDIKNRGGFVSKFPGDVPRVDGRLAVSRAFGDKSLKKHLSSEPHVTVELVQDDVEFLILASDGLWKVMTNQEAVNTIKDIKDARSSAKRLTEEALNRKSTDDISCVVVKFQ